One window from the genome of Glycine soja cultivar W05 chromosome 12, ASM419377v2, whole genome shotgun sequence encodes:
- the LOC114379495 gene encoding protein CUP-SHAPED COTYLEDON 2-like produces the protein MDSYYHQHHNPHFDNNNEPHLPPGFRFHPTDEELITYYLLKKVLDSSFTGRAIVEVDLNKCEPWELPEKAKMGEKEWYFYSLRDRKYPTGLRTNRATEAGYWKATGKDREIYSSKTCSLVGMKKTLVFYRGRAPKGEKSNWVMHEYRLEGKFAYHYLSRSSKEEWVISRVFQKNTTGGGSTVSSASAATTGGSSKKTRMTTSNNSSNMSLCPEPGSPSSIYLPPLLESSPYAAAAATFNDRERCSFDSAANNNQREHVSCFSTISGAAFDHLVPSPEPPLDPSARFHRNNNNNVGVGISTFPCLRSLHDNLNLPFFFSPTGHISSAEVASFGAVGNWTAAPEEHRMADSGSGMTIVPSELDCMWDY, from the exons ATGGATAGCTACTACCATCAACACCACAACCCTCACTTTGACAACAACAATGAACCACATTTACCTCCTGGCTTCAGATTCCACCCCACAGATGAAGAACTCATCACATACTACCTCCTCAAGAAGGTTCTAGATAGCTCCTTCACTGGCCGAGCCATAGTTGAAGTCGACCTCAACAAGTGCGAGCCATGGGAACTTCCTG AGAAAGCAAAGATGGGTGAGAAGGAATGGTACTTCTATAGCCTTCGTGACCGAAAGTACCCAACTGGGTTACGCACAAATAGAGCCACTGAAGCTGGTTATTGGAAAGCCACTGGAAAAGACAGAGAGATTTACAGCTCCAAAACTTGCTCACTCGTTGGCATGAAGAAAACCTTGGTTTTCTATAGAGGAAGGGCTCCAAAGGGTGAAAAGAGCAACTGGGTCATGCACGAGTATCGCTTAGAAGGCAAATTCGCTTACCACTATCTCTCTAGGAGCTCCAAG GAAGAGTGGGTGATCTCACGTGTGTTTCAGAAGAACACCACCGGCGGTGGCTCCACCGTGTCATCCGCCTCCGCCGCCACCACCGGTGGTAGTTCTAAGAAAACAAGAATGACCACATCAAACAATAGCAGCAACATGAGCCTCTGCCCCGAACCGGGTTCACCCTCTTCCATATACCTTCCGCCGCTTCTAGAATCTTCTCCTTACGCCGCGGCTGCGGCAACATTCAACGACCGCGAAAGATGCTCCTTCGACAGCGCCGCCAACAACAACCAAAGGGAGCACGTGTCCTGTTTCTCCACCATCTCCGGCGCCGCCTTCGACCACCTCGTTCCGTCGCCGGAGCCTCCGCTCGACCCTTCCGCTCGCTTTCAtcgtaacaacaacaacaacgtcgGTGTCGGAATCTCCACCTTCCCGTGCCTCAGATCCTTGCACGACAACCTTAACcttcccttctttttctctccAACGGGCCACATCAGCAGTGCTGAAGTGGCATCATTTGGTGCCGTTGGCAACTGGACGGCGGCACCGGAAGAGCACAGGATGGCTGACAGTGGCTCCGGCATGACGATTGTACCGTCCGAGTTGGATTGCATGTGGGACTATTGA